A window of Mucilaginibacter paludis DSM 18603 contains these coding sequences:
- the nuoL gene encoding NADH-quinone oxidoreductase subunit L: MNNYIWLIPILPLIGFIINGLGRNTLSKGVIGFIGSTVVLLSFALSVATFLQINATGVAVNVDLFDWIKVGSLNIPFSFLIDQLSAIMLLVITGVGFLIHVYSVGYMHDDAGFGKFFSYLNLFIFFMLLLVLGSNYVIMFIGWEGVGLCSYLLIGFWFTNPAYADAAKKAFVMNRIGDLGFLLGVFVIFHTFGSVSFNEIWDKAALMHSGDATLVLITILLFIGATGKSAQIPLFTWLPDAMAGPTPVSALIHAATMVTAGIYMIARSNILFTLAPVTMHIIAIIGLTTAVFAALIAITQTDIKKVLAYSTVSQLGYMFLGLGVGAYTGAFFHVLTHAFFKALLFLCAGSVIHAVSGEQDMRKMGGLRKKLPITFATMLIGTLAISGIPPFAGFFSKDEILAETFAHNQTLWIVGVLTAMCTSFYMFRMIYLTFYGKFRGTHEQEHHIHEAPVSMTFPLIVLAILSLLGGFIGVPEVMGGHHWLQHFLAPVFERSTALQEATVNHLSRSTEITLMCISVLGAIVAAVYAAVKYGDNKNIPVADNEERPALTSLSYHKFYIDELYDTVIRKPLDALSVFFYKVVDLLGIDGLVNGLGKGSIEGSKGLRLLQNGNVGFYIFMMVIGIVGVLVYNLFRI; the protein is encoded by the coding sequence ATGAATAATTACATCTGGCTTATTCCAATATTACCGTTAATTGGTTTTATTATCAACGGACTGGGCCGAAATACGCTTTCTAAAGGTGTTATTGGTTTTATCGGCAGTACGGTTGTATTGCTATCGTTTGCTTTAAGCGTGGCCACTTTTTTACAGATCAACGCTACAGGAGTGGCCGTTAATGTCGACCTGTTCGACTGGATTAAAGTTGGAAGCTTAAATATCCCCTTCTCTTTCCTGATCGATCAGTTAAGCGCTATTATGCTATTGGTGATCACCGGTGTAGGCTTCCTGATCCATGTTTATTCCGTAGGCTATATGCACGATGATGCCGGTTTTGGTAAATTCTTTTCGTACCTCAACCTCTTCATCTTTTTTATGCTGCTGCTGGTGCTGGGCTCCAACTACGTAATTATGTTTATCGGCTGGGAAGGCGTGGGCTTATGCTCTTATCTGCTCATCGGTTTCTGGTTTACTAATCCCGCTTATGCGGATGCTGCCAAAAAGGCTTTTGTGATGAACCGCATCGGCGATCTTGGTTTTTTACTGGGCGTGTTTGTGATCTTCCATACTTTCGGCTCTGTTTCGTTTAACGAGATCTGGGATAAAGCTGCGCTGATGCATTCGGGCGATGCCACCTTGGTTTTAATCACTATCTTATTATTTATAGGTGCTACCGGTAAATCCGCACAGATTCCCTTATTCACCTGGCTGCCCGACGCGATGGCCGGTCCAACACCTGTTTCCGCGTTAATACATGCCGCAACCATGGTTACAGCAGGTATTTATATGATAGCCCGCTCCAATATTTTGTTTACGCTGGCGCCGGTAACTATGCACATCATCGCTATTATCGGTTTAACTACAGCTGTTTTTGCAGCGCTGATCGCGATTACGCAAACTGACATTAAAAAGGTACTGGCTTATTCAACCGTATCACAATTAGGTTATATGTTCTTGGGCTTGGGCGTAGGCGCCTATACCGGGGCATTTTTCCACGTGTTAACACATGCTTTCTTTAAAGCGCTTTTATTCCTTTGCGCCGGTTCGGTTATCCACGCGGTAAGCGGCGAGCAGGATATGCGTAAGATGGGGGGATTAAGAAAAAAACTGCCCATCACCTTTGCAACCATGCTGATTGGTACATTAGCAATCTCCGGGATACCACCCTTCGCGGGCTTCTTTTCAAAAGATGAGATATTGGCCGAAACATTTGCACATAACCAAACACTTTGGATAGTTGGCGTACTTACTGCGATGTGCACCTCCTTCTACATGTTCCGCATGATCTATCTTACCTTTTATGGTAAATTCAGAGGAACGCACGAGCAAGAGCATCACATCCACGAAGCTCCCGTTTCCATGACCTTTCCATTAATCGTGTTGGCTATATTATCTCTCCTGGGCGGTTTTATAGGCGTTCCCGAAGTTATGGGCGGACATCACTGGCTTCAGCATTTCCTGGCACCGGTATTTGAAAGATCAACCGCTTTGCAGGAAGCAACAGTTAATCATTTATCAAGGTCGACTGAAATTACTTTAATGTGTATTTCCGTTTTAGGTGCAATAGTGGCGGCGGTTTATGCCGCAGTTAAATATGGTGACAACAAGAATATCCCTGTTGCGGATAACGAAGAGCGTCCGGCTTTAACCAGCTTATCCTATCACAAATTTTATATCGACGAGTTATACGATACCGTGATCCGCAAGCCGCTGGATGCATTATCCGTGTTTTTCTATAAAGTGGTTGATCTGTTAGGCATCGACGGACTGGTGAACGGCTTGGGTAAAGGTTCTATCGAGGGTAGCAAAGGTTTGCGCTTATTGCAAAACGGTAACGTAGGCTTTTACATCTTTATGATGGTAATTGGCATTGTTGGCGTGTTGGTTTATAATTTATTCAGAATTTAA
- the nuoK gene encoding NADH-quinone oxidoreductase subunit NuoK has protein sequence METLTQNIQSIPLNHYIILSTIIFSIGVMGVMLRRNAIVIFMSVELMLNAVNLLLTVFSVYHNDPSGQVFVFFIMALAAAEVAIGLAIIVMIYRNTNSLDVNVLNRLKW, from the coding sequence ATGGAAACTTTAACACAAAACATACAGTCGATACCGCTTAACCATTACATCATCTTAAGCACCATCATTTTTTCAATCGGTGTAATGGGGGTAATGCTTCGCCGTAACGCCATAGTGATATTTATGTCGGTTGAACTGATGTTAAACGCGGTTAATTTATTGCTTACTGTTTTTTCTGTTTATCATAACGATCCGAGCGGGCAGGTATTTGTATTCTTCATTATGGCATTAGCTGCCGCCGAAGTAGCCATCGGTTTAGCCATCATCGTGATGATATACCGGAACACCAATTCGCTTGATGTTAACGTACTGAACAGGTTGAAGTGGTAA
- a CDS encoding NADH-quinone oxidoreductase subunit J family protein, translating into MSLFYFVAFLSILFALLVIFSKNPVHSVLYLILTFFTFTIHYILLNAQFLAIVNFIVYMGAIMVLFLFVLMLLNLNEDSEPVKTSMVKFAAIIGGGCLLITLAASFKVVHPSSVVALTNDNLGLVKNLGKVLFNEFLLPFEVSSLLLFSAMVGAVLLATKDKSNV; encoded by the coding sequence ATGAGTTTATTTTACTTTGTAGCATTTTTGTCCATCCTGTTTGCACTACTGGTTATTTTTTCAAAAAATCCGGTTCACAGTGTACTGTATTTGATTTTAACGTTTTTTACGTTCACCATCCACTACATTTTACTGAATGCGCAGTTTTTGGCTATCGTAAACTTTATTGTTTACATGGGCGCCATTATGGTGCTGTTCCTGTTTGTGCTGATGCTGCTCAACCTGAATGAGGATTCGGAGCCGGTAAAAACAAGCATGGTTAAATTTGCCGCTATTATTGGTGGCGGCTGCTTGTTAATCACCCTGGCAGCATCGTTTAAGGTAGTGCACCCGTCAAGCGTTGTAGCGCTCACTAACGACAATTTAGGTTTGGTAAAAAATCTGGGTAAAGTATTGTTCAACGAGTTTTTACTGCCTTTTGAAGTATCCTCGCTGTTGCTCTTCTCGGCTATGGTAGGCGCGGTATTATTGGCAACTAAAGATAAATCAAACGTGTGA
- a CDS encoding NuoI/complex I 23 kDa subunit family protein → MESLTNKRKVLEVKPLNFWERAYLPAILSGLRITGKHFFRKPVTISYPDEKREFSENFRGMHSLKRDEEGRERCTACGLCALSCPAEAITMIAAERQKGEEKLYREEKYAAVYEINMLRCIFCGLCEEACPKEAIYLDGDIVPSNYLRKDFIYGKDKLVEAPLNQ, encoded by the coding sequence ATGGAGTCATTAACCAATAAACGGAAAGTATTAGAAGTAAAGCCGCTCAACTTTTGGGAGCGCGCTTATCTTCCTGCCATACTGAGCGGCTTGCGCATTACGGGCAAGCACTTTTTCAGGAAACCGGTTACCATCAGTTACCCCGACGAAAAAAGGGAGTTCTCTGAAAACTTTCGCGGTATGCATTCGCTGAAGCGCGACGAAGAAGGGCGCGAACGTTGCACAGCCTGTGGTTTGTGTGCCTTATCATGCCCGGCAGAAGCCATTACCATGATAGCGGCTGAACGCCAAAAAGGCGAAGAAAAACTATACAGGGAAGAAAAATACGCGGCTGTTTACGAAATTAACATGCTGCGTTGTATTTTCTGCGGCTTGTGCGAAGAAGCCTGCCCTAAAGAAGCCATTTATCTTGACGGAGATATCGTACCATCCAATTACCTGCGGAAGGATTTTATTTACGGTAAAGACAAATTGGTAGAGGCGCCATTAAATCAATAA
- the nuoH gene encoding NADH-quinone oxidoreductase subunit NuoH encodes MELAVIGFVGQKFILVGIIFAISLVVAMYSTYAERKVAAFFQDRVGPNRAGPFGILQPLADGAKMFMKEEIIPTRSNPFLFIVGPSLAILTACIGSAVIPWGQQITIGSVVMDLQVTDINVGVLYIFGVVSLGVYGVMIGGWASNNKYSLLGAIRAASQNISYEIAMGLSIIALLMITGTLSLKEITEQQHGFWKDGYFSWNFFKQPLGFLLFIVCAFAETNRTPFDLPECETELVGGYHTEYSSMKLGFYLFAEYINMFVSSAVMSTLYFGGYNYPFMDLASSSFGANIAALIGVAVLFGKIIFFIFFFMWVRWTIPRFRYDQLMDLGWKILIPLAIANIVLTGIGSTILTHFGY; translated from the coding sequence ATGGAATTAGCTGTAATTGGATTTGTAGGACAAAAATTTATATTGGTAGGAATCATCTTCGCTATCAGCCTGGTAGTTGCCATGTACTCCACTTATGCGGAGCGTAAAGTGGCGGCTTTTTTCCAGGACCGCGTTGGCCCTAACCGCGCAGGCCCGTTTGGTATACTGCAGCCCTTGGCAGATGGCGCCAAAATGTTTATGAAGGAAGAGATCATCCCAACCCGGTCAAACCCTTTCTTATTTATTGTAGGGCCATCACTGGCTATATTAACTGCTTGTATCGGCTCGGCTGTTATCCCCTGGGGGCAGCAAATCACGATAGGTAGCGTGGTTATGGATTTACAGGTAACCGATATTAACGTTGGTGTACTGTACATTTTTGGCGTAGTATCCCTCGGAGTTTACGGTGTAATGATAGGTGGCTGGGCATCTAACAATAAATATTCGTTATTGGGTGCTATCCGCGCGGCTTCACAAAATATCAGCTACGAAATTGCAATGGGCTTATCCATCATAGCGCTGCTGATGATTACCGGTACTTTAAGCCTTAAAGAAATTACCGAGCAGCAACACGGCTTCTGGAAGGACGGTTATTTTAGCTGGAACTTTTTTAAACAGCCTTTGGGCTTCTTATTATTTATTGTTTGCGCTTTCGCGGAAACCAACCGTACCCCTTTTGATTTACCGGAGTGTGAAACCGAACTGGTTGGTGGTTACCATACCGAGTACTCATCCATGAAACTGGGTTTTTACCTGTTTGCCGAGTATATCAACATGTTCGTATCATCTGCGGTAATGTCAACCTTATACTTCGGCGGCTACAACTATCCTTTTATGGATTTAGCGAGCAGTAGCTTTGGCGCTAACATAGCCGCGCTGATAGGTGTTGCGGTACTGTTTGGTAAAATTATATTTTTCATCTTCTTTTTTATGTGGGTACGCTGGACTATCCCGCGTTTCCGCTATGACCAATTAATGGATTTGGGATGGAAGATCCTGATCCCTTTAGCTATAGCCAACATTGTATTAACTGGCATCGGTAGTACTATTTTAACACATTTTGGATATTAA
- a CDS encoding 2Fe-2S iron-sulfur cluster-binding protein produces the protein MKVTIDGISVDVEPGTTILNAARLIGGDIVPPAMCYYSKLEGSGGKCRTCLVKVSKGSEKDPRPMPKLVASCRTTVMDGMEVQNITSPEVIEARKGIVEMLLINHPLDCPICDQAGECHLQDLGFEHGAAKTRYEFDRRTFDKIDIGDKIQLHMTRCILCYRCVFTADQITDHRIHGILNRGDHSEISTYIQAAVDNDFSGNVIDVCPVGALTDKTFRFKNRVWFTKPVDAHRDCDHEKCNGKVTLWYKGEDVLRVTARKDVYGEVEEFICNTCRFDKKKTADWVIEGPRKISHQSVISSNHYDTLHPLPVVKNNPVLIEANQEQFERNTRL, from the coding sequence ATGAAAGTTACAATAGACGGAATTAGCGTAGATGTAGAACCGGGAACCACCATCCTGAATGCCGCAAGGCTAATTGGGGGCGATATTGTTCCGCCTGCGATGTGCTATTATTCCAAACTGGAAGGAAGCGGAGGTAAATGCCGTACTTGTTTGGTTAAGGTAAGCAAAGGATCTGAAAAAGATCCGCGCCCTATGCCCAAGCTGGTAGCATCATGCCGCACTACAGTAATGGATGGTATGGAAGTACAGAATATCACTTCGCCCGAAGTTATTGAGGCGCGTAAGGGTATTGTGGAGATGTTGTTGATCAATCACCCCTTGGATTGCCCCATTTGCGATCAGGCCGGTGAATGTCATTTACAGGATCTGGGCTTTGAGCACGGTGCCGCTAAAACACGTTACGAGTTTGACCGCCGTACTTTTGATAAAATAGACATTGGCGACAAGATCCAGCTGCACATGACGCGTTGCATTTTATGCTACCGTTGTGTTTTTACTGCCGACCAGATTACCGACCATCGTATCCATGGTATTTTAAACCGGGGCGATCACTCTGAAATATCTACCTATATCCAGGCCGCTGTTGATAACGATTTCTCTGGAAACGTAATTGATGTTTGCCCTGTGGGTGCCTTAACGGATAAAACCTTCCGCTTTAAAAACCGCGTTTGGTTTACCAAACCCGTTGATGCTCACCGCGATTGTGATCACGAAAAATGCAATGGCAAAGTAACCCTTTGGTATAAAGGAGAAGATGTTTTAAGGGTAACTGCCCGCAAAGATGTTTATGGCGAGGTGGAAGAGTTTATTTGCAATACCTGCCGCTTTGATAAAAAGAAAACCGCTGATTGGGTGATTGAAGGCCCGCGCAAAATCTCGCATCAGTCAGTGATCAGCTCAAATCATTATGATACACTGCACCCGCTGCCGGTGGTTAAAAACAACCCGGTGTTGATTGAGGCGAATCAGGAACAATTTGAACGTAATACCCGCTTGTAA
- the nuoF gene encoding NADH-quinone oxidoreductase subunit NuoF — MARKLLLEHINVPGINTFDVYRSKGGYAAVEKALKTLTPDEVVEEVKKSGLRGRGGAGFPTGMKWSFLAKPEGVARYLVCNADESEPGTFKDRFLMTYIPHLLIEGMIVASYALGAKVSYIYVRGEMMPQIRILEKAIAEAKNKGFLGKNILGTGYDLELYVQPGGGAYICGEETALLESLEGKRGNPRIKPPFPAIAGLYGCPTVVNNVESIAAVVPIINDGGEEYAKIGIGRSTGTKLISASGNIKNPGIYEIELGVPVEEFLYSDEYCGGMANGKRFKALVAGGSSVPILPANLVTKTINQEARLMSYESLSDGGFATGTMMGSGGFIVFDEDQCIVRNTWNFTRFYHHESCGQCSPCREGTGWMEKVLHRLEYGHGKMSDMDLLVDVSKKIEGNTICPLGDAAAWPVASAIRHFRDEFEWHVTHAAEATTRNFGLAHYADPIPKPEPVA; from the coding sequence ATGGCTCGTAAATTACTATTAGAACACATCAACGTACCCGGCATCAATACATTTGATGTTTACCGCTCAAAAGGCGGGTATGCCGCTGTTGAAAAGGCTTTGAAAACGTTAACCCCCGATGAGGTGGTTGAAGAGGTTAAAAAGTCGGGCTTGCGTGGCCGTGGCGGTGCAGGTTTCCCTACGGGGATGAAATGGAGCTTTTTGGCCAAGCCTGAAGGTGTTGCCCGTTACCTGGTTTGCAATGCTGACGAATCTGAACCCGGCACTTTTAAGGATCGTTTCCTGATGACCTATATCCCCCACTTGTTAATTGAGGGGATGATTGTGGCCAGCTATGCTTTGGGCGCTAAGGTATCCTATATCTACGTTCGCGGCGAAATGATGCCGCAGATCAGGATCCTGGAAAAAGCCATCGCGGAAGCAAAAAATAAAGGATTTTTAGGAAAAAACATATTGGGTACCGGTTACGATCTGGAGCTTTACGTTCAGCCCGGAGGCGGAGCCTATATCTGCGGCGAAGAAACTGCTTTATTGGAATCGCTCGAAGGTAAACGCGGTAACCCGAGGATCAAGCCACCATTTCCGGCTATTGCAGGTTTATATGGCTGCCCAACGGTTGTTAACAATGTGGAATCCATAGCAGCTGTTGTTCCTATCATTAACGATGGTGGCGAAGAATATGCTAAGATAGGTATTGGCAGAAGCACAGGTACTAAACTGATCTCAGCGTCGGGTAATATCAAAAACCCGGGCATCTACGAAATTGAATTAGGGGTTCCGGTAGAAGAGTTTTTGTACTCTGATGAATATTGCGGCGGCATGGCCAATGGCAAACGCTTTAAGGCTTTGGTGGCAGGTGGTTCGTCGGTACCAATTTTACCGGCTAACCTGGTTACTAAAACCATTAACCAGGAAGCCCGCTTAATGAGCTATGAATCCTTATCCGATGGCGGTTTTGCTACCGGTACGATGATGGGTTCAGGAGGTTTTATTGTTTTTGATGAGGATCAATGCATCGTTCGTAACACCTGGAACTTTACCCGTTTTTATCACCACGAAAGCTGCGGACAATGTTCGCCTTGCCGTGAGGGTACCGGCTGGATGGAGAAGGTTTTGCACCGCCTGGAATATGGCCATGGCAAAATGAGCGATATGGACCTTTTGGTTGACGTATCTAAAAAGATTGAAGGTAATACCATTTGCCCGCTTGGCGACGCGGCTGCATGGCCGGTGGCCAGTGCGATCCGTCACTTCCGTGACGAATTTGAGTGGCATGTAACCCATGCCGCCGAGGCAACAACAAGGAATTTTGGCCTGGCACATTATGCTGATCCAATACCAAAACCAGAGCCTGTAGCATAA
- a CDS encoding NADH-quinone oxidoreductase subunit NuoE family protein — translation MLRVEDTQTSVEFSEDLIAKFNDVVSRYPEGKQKSGLLPILHLVQAEFGWVSPVAMDKVAEYLGIQHIEVYEVASFYSMYLLRPQGKYLLEVCRTGPCCLVGAEKIMDYIEQKLGVKEGEVTPDGLFSWRGVECLAACGFAPVLQIGPEYTFYENLTPEKVDKLVADLTAQSKN, via the coding sequence ATGCTTAGAGTTGAAGACACACAAACTTCGGTTGAGTTTTCTGAAGATTTGATCGCTAAATTTAATGATGTGGTAAGCCGTTATCCGGAAGGAAAACAAAAATCGGGCTTACTGCCGATATTGCATTTGGTGCAAGCCGAATTTGGCTGGGTTAGTCCGGTTGCAATGGATAAGGTGGCCGAATACCTGGGCATACAACACATTGAAGTTTACGAAGTAGCGAGCTTTTACAGCATGTACCTGCTTCGCCCGCAAGGGAAATATCTTTTAGAGGTTTGCCGCACGGGCCCTTGCTGCCTGGTTGGTGCCGAAAAGATAATGGATTATATTGAACAGAAATTAGGTGTAAAAGAAGGCGAAGTAACTCCGGATGGTTTGTTTAGCTGGCGCGGGGTGGAATGCCTTGCAGCTTGCGGCTTTGCCCCTGTTTTACAAATAGGTCCTGAATATACTTTCTATGAAAATTTAACACCCGAAAAGGTGGATAAATTAGTGGCAGATTTAACGGCTCAATCTAAAAACTAA
- a CDS encoding NADH-quinone oxidoreductase subunit D: MQNHLLLTDNDPQSELSTLNLGPTHPATHGVFQNVLQLDGERIVSGVSTIGYIHRAFEKIAEHRPFYQITPLTDRLNYCSSPINNMGWHMTVEKMLGIEMPKRVDYMRVIIMELARITDHIVCNGVLGVDTGAFTGFLYMMQYREAVYEIYEEICGSRLTTNIGRIGGFERNFNDIAFNKIKKFLKEFPPVLREFESLFNRNRIFVDRTKGVAAVTAEEALSYSWSGPILRAAGIDYDVRAQEPYSSYEDFDFEVPVGTNGDVYSRFLVRNEEMWQSLRMIEQAMAKLEKEDSSIFHADVPEFYLPPKEEVYNNMEALIYHFKIVMGEIDTPKTEVYHAVEGANGELGFYLVNDGGRSPYRLHFRRPSFINYQMYAPMSRGMVLSDAIINMSSLNVIAGELDA; the protein is encoded by the coding sequence ATGCAAAATCATCTTTTATTAACAGACAACGACCCACAGAGTGAGCTCTCGACTTTAAACCTCGGGCCAACCCACCCCGCAACGCATGGTGTATTCCAAAATGTATTGCAACTGGATGGCGAAAGGATTGTGAGCGGTGTATCTACCATTGGATATATTCATCGCGCGTTTGAAAAAATTGCCGAACACAGGCCATTTTATCAGATCACCCCATTAACCGACAGGCTTAACTATTGCTCATCCCCCATCAACAACATGGGTTGGCACATGACGGTTGAAAAAATGTTAGGCATCGAAATGCCTAAAAGGGTTGATTATATGCGTGTCATCATCATGGAGCTCGCCCGTATAACCGATCACATCGTGTGTAACGGCGTATTGGGTGTTGATACCGGTGCGTTTACAGGTTTCCTGTACATGATGCAGTATCGCGAAGCGGTTTATGAGATTTACGAAGAAATTTGCGGTTCGCGCTTAACTACCAACATTGGCCGTATTGGTGGTTTTGAACGTAACTTTAACGATATCGCCTTCAATAAAATCAAGAAATTTTTAAAAGAGTTTCCACCGGTATTAAGGGAGTTCGAATCGTTATTTAACCGTAACCGCATCTTTGTTGACCGTACTAAAGGAGTAGCGGCGGTTACAGCCGAAGAGGCTTTGAGCTACAGCTGGAGTGGGCCGATTTTACGTGCTGCGGGTATTGATTATGATGTGCGTGCCCAGGAGCCCTATAGCTCATACGAAGACTTTGATTTTGAAGTGCCCGTTGGTACCAATGGCGATGTTTACAGCCGCTTTTTGGTGCGTAACGAAGAAATGTGGCAAAGCCTGCGCATGATAGAGCAAGCGATGGCCAAGTTGGAAAAAGAAGATTCATCTATCTTCCATGCTGATGTGCCTGAGTTTTATCTGCCTCCCAAAGAAGAAGTTTACAATAATATGGAAGCCCTGATCTATCACTTTAAAATTGTGATGGGCGAAATAGATACCCCTAAAACCGAAGTTTATCACGCGGTTGAAGGCGCTAACGGTGAGTTAGGCTTTTATCTGGTGAATGATGGTGGCCGCTCGCCTTACCGTTTACACTTCCGCAGGCCGAGCTTCATCAATTACCAGATGTATGCGCCGATGAGCAGGGGAATGGTGCTTTCTGATGCGATTATTAACATGAGTAGTTTAAACGTTATAGCCGGGGAATTAGATGCTTAG
- a CDS encoding NADH-quinone oxidoreductase subunit C, whose translation MGKLSNEELLQKLSSKFDDQVKSVTEPYGLLTFETGREQLIEVLTYLKTELQFIHLTDITAIHYPELEKPFGVIYHLHSLVNGIRVRIKVFLAVDDVHIPTATNLWNGANWMERETYDFFGIIFDGHPDLRRILNVDDMTAFPMRKEYPLEDPNRIDKKDYFFGR comes from the coding sequence ATGGGTAAATTATCAAACGAAGAGCTTCTTCAAAAACTATCTTCTAAATTTGATGACCAGGTTAAATCGGTTACCGAGCCTTATGGCTTACTAACTTTTGAAACCGGGCGTGAGCAGTTAATTGAGGTTTTAACTTATTTAAAAACCGAGCTGCAGTTTATTCATCTCACCGATATTACAGCCATCCACTACCCCGAATTAGAAAAACCATTCGGTGTGATCTACCATTTGCATAGCTTGGTAAACGGTATCCGTGTACGTATCAAGGTTTTTTTGGCTGTAGATGATGTACATATCCCAACAGCTACTAACCTATGGAACGGCGCTAACTGGATGGAGAGAGAAACCTATGATTTCTTCGGAATTATATTTGACGGCCACCCGGATCTGCGCCGTATTTTAAATGTCGACGATATGACGGCATTCCCGATGCGGAAAGAATATCCGTTGGAAGATCCTAACCGAATTGATAAAAAAGATTACTTCTTCGGAAGATAA
- a CDS encoding NADH-quinone oxidoreductase subunit B codes for MSDIQIVEAPPGVEGSGFFATSLDKAVGLARSYSLWPLPFATSCCGIEFMATMGSHYDLSRFGAERLSFSPRQADLLMVMGTIAKKMAPVLRQVYLQMAEPRWVMAVGACASSGGIFDTYSVLQGIDEIIPVDVYVPGCPPRPEAIIDGFMNIQKLVQTESGRRREDPKYQELLAKYGIQ; via the coding sequence ATGAGTGATATTCAAATTGTTGAAGCCCCACCGGGCGTTGAAGGCTCAGGTTTCTTTGCCACATCGCTTGATAAAGCCGTAGGTTTAGCGCGTTCGTATTCATTGTGGCCTTTACCATTCGCTACATCTTGCTGTGGTATTGAATTTATGGCTACCATGGGTTCACATTACGATTTATCCAGATTTGGCGCCGAGCGTTTAAGCTTCTCGCCACGCCAGGCAGATCTGTTGATGGTAATGGGCACCATAGCAAAAAAAATGGCACCAGTACTACGCCAGGTATATTTGCAAATGGCCGAACCACGTTGGGTAATGGCTGTTGGCGCTTGTGCATCCAGTGGCGGTATCTTTGATACATATTCTGTTTTGCAGGGTATTGACGAGATTATCCCGGTTGACGTATACGTGCCCGGATGCCCTCCCCGCCCCGAAGCTATTATAGATGGCTTTATGAACATTCAGAAGTTGGTGCAAACCGAATCGGGACGCAGGCGCGAAGACCCTAAATACCAGGAATTATTAGCTAAATACGGAATCCAATAA
- a CDS encoding NADH-quinone oxidoreductase subunit A, which produces MELHSLPVNFLPIIFQMIVAIGFVVITMFATHKLGPKRVTSDKLSTFESGIEVIGNARTPISIKYFLVAILFVLFDVEVIFMYPWAVNFKDLGTDGMMEMFIFMGTLLLGFIYILKKKALDWD; this is translated from the coding sequence ATGGAATTACATAGTTTGCCCGTTAATTTTTTGCCTATCATATTTCAGATGATTGTGGCTATTGGTTTTGTTGTGATAACCATGTTTGCTACCCATAAGCTTGGTCCCAAACGTGTTACGAGCGATAAGCTTTCCACCTTTGAGTCGGGTATCGAGGTAATTGGGAACGCGCGCACGCCAATATCTATCAAGTACTTTTTGGTGGCTATCCTTTTTGTACTGTTTGACGTTGAGGTAATTTTTATGTACCCATGGGCCGTTAATTTTAAGGACCTTGGTACCGACGGCATGATGGAAATGTTTATTTTTATGGGAACATTGCTGTTGGGCTTTATCTACATCCTGAAAAAAAAGGCACTGGACTGGGACTAA